In Porphyromonas cangingivalis, a genomic segment contains:
- the ftsA gene encoding cell division protein FtsA, with the protein MQQNSTTTVVVIDFGTSVIKGALAEKLADGQFDILYYADEPSDDCIKRGVIYNMEKAAQKAQSVISRLEKLYGKRITKVYSNIGGHTLRTVRHIESLAFDTPHEITKEDIETLYSQVESFSHDKYERLLIDSPQYFINSNYTTSPIGVQALKIDAKFQLIVANPQIRSNVENVVERKLNLELAGLPIAPLVLSKTFLNEDQKKLGCVLIDFGSGSTTICVFRNELLTGIRVIPLGAQNITKDIMAMHITESEAERIKKQDGSAIAEASDKSMIEVNAADKLSTKQISKYELCRFIEARTKEIIDNVVHHLKDMIKPDDIGGGIVVTGGGSEMRGFLERLDETLKMKVEVASALIPNHRQNTPYINNPKLHLLYAMIDYASEDCVERPFVEQTQQTAESLVQDNSYPEDDYINSREGEQQPLFSEDELPPPEEKPIDVIKAGGKGGSKKVSSKPSSKNSGAKGVVDKLLGWLIPVEED; encoded by the coding sequence ATGCAACAAAATAGCACCACCACAGTAGTCGTCATTGACTTTGGGACCTCTGTCATTAAGGGAGCGTTGGCTGAGAAGTTGGCCGACGGTCAGTTTGACATCCTCTACTATGCCGACGAGCCCTCCGATGATTGTATCAAGAGGGGCGTCATCTACAATATGGAGAAGGCTGCGCAGAAAGCACAGTCGGTCATCTCTCGTCTCGAAAAACTGTACGGAAAGCGTATCACCAAGGTTTATTCGAACATTGGGGGGCATACGCTGCGCACCGTCCGGCATATCGAGTCGTTAGCCTTTGACACGCCTCACGAGATCACGAAGGAGGATATAGAGACTTTGTACAGTCAGGTCGAGAGCTTCTCACATGACAAGTACGAGAGACTCCTTATAGACTCTCCTCAATACTTCATCAATAGCAATTATACGACTTCGCCCATAGGGGTGCAGGCACTCAAGATCGATGCCAAGTTTCAGCTTATCGTGGCGAACCCTCAGATACGCAGCAATGTCGAGAATGTCGTCGAACGAAAGCTCAATCTCGAGCTTGCCGGACTACCCATTGCCCCTCTCGTGCTGAGCAAGACGTTCCTCAATGAGGATCAGAAAAAGCTGGGTTGTGTACTCATCGACTTCGGTAGTGGCAGTACGACGATATGTGTCTTTCGAAACGAGCTCCTTACCGGCATACGTGTGATCCCCCTCGGTGCTCAAAATATCACCAAGGACATCATGGCCATGCACATCACGGAGAGTGAGGCGGAGCGCATCAAGAAGCAGGACGGATCGGCGATAGCTGAGGCCAGTGACAAGTCGATGATCGAGGTCAATGCTGCGGACAAACTTTCGACCAAGCAGATCTCGAAGTATGAGCTGTGCAGGTTCATCGAGGCTCGTACCAAGGAGATCATCGACAATGTCGTCCATCATCTCAAGGATATGATCAAGCCCGACGACATCGGTGGTGGTATTGTCGTCACGGGTGGTGGGTCGGAAATGAGAGGATTTTTGGAGAGATTGGACGAGACCCTCAAGATGAAGGTCGAGGTGGCTTCGGCACTTATCCCCAATCACAGACAGAATACTCCTTACATCAACAACCCCAAGTTGCACCTCCTCTACGCAATGATCGACTATGCGTCGGAGGATTGTGTCGAGAGGCCTTTCGTAGAGCAGACACAGCAAACTGCTGAGTCCCTTGTGCAGGATAATTCTTATCCCGAAGATGACTACATCAATAGCCGTGAAGGTGAGCAACAACCGCTCTTCTCCGAAGACGAGTTGCCTCCACCTGAGGAAAAACCAATCGATGTCATCAAAGCCGGAGGTAAGGGTGGCTCAAAGAAGGTCTCGTCCAAACCTTCCTCCAAAAACAGTGGTGCAAAGGGCGTCGTGGATAAGCTATTGGGCTGGTTGATACCTGTTGAAGAAGATTAA